A window of the Anoplolepis gracilipes chromosome 11, ASM4749672v1, whole genome shotgun sequence genome harbors these coding sequences:
- the Twf gene encoding twinfilin isoform X2, with amino-acid sequence MSHQTGIKANDALKKLFAKCRDGKIRVLKISIENEQLTPMSSSKPINKWQDDYDKMVKPLIVENQPAYILYRLDTKSPDSGYDWLLISWSPDTAPVRQKMLYASTKATLKQEFGTSSIKEELHGTVPEDITLDGYHKHKRNDTVPVPLTMAEEELAELKKTTATTDYSVETRHQTLSGVAFPVTDDAKQAIIELAKGIHEYVQLKIELDEEKIHLVTACDISLDKLPTKIPSDAARYHLYNFKHTHEGDYTESIVFIYSMPGYSCSIKERMLYSSCKGPLLDLIQSLGVTITKKLEITDGKELTEEFFQEELHPKISLHQPKFAKPKGPPNRGAKRITKVQEIASSD; translated from the exons ATGTCACATCAGACAGGAATTAAAG CCAATGATGcgttgaaaaaattgtttgcgAAATGTCGTGACGGAAAAATACGAGTACTGAAGATTTCGATAGAAAATG aACAATTGACTCCGATGTCTAGTTCTAAGCCAATAAACAAGTGGCAAGATGATTACGATAAAATGGTCAAACCATTAATTGTGGAGAACCAGCCAgcttatattctttatagatTGGATACTAAATCACCAGATTCTGGTTACGATTGGTTATTGATATCCTGGTCACCTGATACCGCACCTGTGAGACAAAAAATGCTTTATGCCTCTACTAAAGCTACGTTGAAGCAAGAATTCGGTACATCTTCGATAAAGGAAGAACTTCACGGCACCGTTCCGGAAGATATCACACTAGATGGTTATCACAAGCATAAGAGAAACGATACGGTGCCTGTACCATTGACAATGGCGGAGGAAGAATTGGctgaattaaaaaagactACTGCGACTACAGACTACAGCGTGGAAACAAGACATCAAACATTAAGTGGCGTAGCGTTTCCGGTAACGGATGATGCCAAGCAGGCTATCATAGAACTGGCTAAGGGAATTCACGAATATGtccaattaaaaattgaattggaTGAAGAGAAGATACATTTAGTAACAGCTTGTGATATTTCATTAGACAAATTACCTACTAAAATTCCATCCGACGCTGCTAGAtatcatctttataattttaaacatactcATGAAGGAGATTACACAGAAAGCATAG tttttatatatagcatGCCGGGATATAGTTGCAGtattaaagaaagaatgtTATATTCATCATGCAAAGGACCTCTTCTTGATCTTATCCAATCTCTAGGAGTAACCATAACAAAAAAG CTTGAAATAACTGACGGAAAGGAACTTACCGAGGAATTTTTTCAAGAGGAATTGCACCCAAAAATCAGTTTACATCAGCCAAAATTCGCTAAACCCAAGGGGCCACCAAACAGAGGTGCTAAACGTATAACCAAGGTTCAGGAAATAGCATCttctgattaa
- the 140up gene encoding complex I assembly factor TIMMDC1, mitochondrial codes for MYQKMMRLSLLARGPILMGIFPFDKNINNFDKPVSGMLEPLEDKLGWDRVKDIFRLNQDGLFTKELSSIINVTLSGSVVGIVLGGMSATKNTVDNFISNNEATKFISHFDAKWHLQQAVSVNFIRKGVRMGAKLGLFCCIFSTITTCTTAYRGKLAIENYMFGGSVTGLLFKMNLGLRGGLVGCGLGGILGGLCGGASLLILKLAGVTIDEVLEAQQQWINSRDESVNKKIKESMSTELPEIKQLYEKNRQVRLIQQKENIEDFKV; via the exons atgtaCCAGAAAATGATGCGCTTAAGTCTATTAGCTAGAGGTCCAATACTAATGGGCATCTTtccatttgataaaaatattaacaattttgatAAACCTGTCAGTGGTATGTTAGAACCACTGGAAGACAAATTGGGTTGGGACAgagtaaaagatatatttcgtctaaa tCAAGATGGTTTGTTCACAAAGGAATTGTCATCTATCATAAATGTAACGTTATCAGGTAGCGTAGTTGGCATAGTGTTAGGTGGTATGAGTGCAACTAAAAATACtgtagataattttatctcaaataatGAAGCGACAAAGTTTATAAGTCACTTTGATGCAAAGTGGCATCTTCAACAGGCAGTTTCCGTAAATTTCATAAGGAAAGGTGTAAGAATGGGAGCAAAGCTTGGACTTTTTTGTTGTATATTTAG CACTATAACAACATGCACAACGGCATATCGAGGAAAATTAGCAATAGAAAATTACATGTTTGGTGGTTCTGTAAcaggattattatttaaaatgaatttagGGCTTCGAGGAGGACTTGTTGGCTGTGGGCTTGGTGGTATATTAGGTGGATTATGTGGTGGTGCGTCACTTCTTATTCTTAAATTAGCAGGAGTAACAATAGATGAAGTGCTAGAAGCACAACAACAATGGATAAATTCAAGAGATGA gtctgtgaataaaaagataaaggaAAGTATGAGTACTGAATTACCAGAAATAAAGCAgttatacgaaaaaaatcgACAAGTACGCTTAAttcaacaaaaagaaaatattgaagattttaaagtataa
- the Twf gene encoding twinfilin isoform X1: protein MSHQTGIKANDALKKLFAKCRDGKIRVLKISIENEQLTPMSSSKPINKWQDDYDKMVKPLIVENQPAYILYRLDTKSPDSGYDWLLISWSPDTAPVRQKMLYASTKATLKQEFGTSSIKEELHGTVPEDITLDGYHKHKRNDTVPVPLTMAEEELAELKKTTATTDYSVETRHQTLSGVAFPVTDDAKQAIIELAKGIHEYVQLKIELDEEKIHLVTACDISLDKLPTKIPSDAARYHLYNFKHTHEGDYTESIVFIYSMPGYSCSIKERMLYSSCKGPLLDLIQSLGVTITKKLEVNSGEELTDMLEDPPSIKDTAAITPATPSTPCAPTQFIPEKKSKQKRSCVLS from the exons ATGTCACATCAGACAGGAATTAAAG CCAATGATGcgttgaaaaaattgtttgcgAAATGTCGTGACGGAAAAATACGAGTACTGAAGATTTCGATAGAAAATG aACAATTGACTCCGATGTCTAGTTCTAAGCCAATAAACAAGTGGCAAGATGATTACGATAAAATGGTCAAACCATTAATTGTGGAGAACCAGCCAgcttatattctttatagatTGGATACTAAATCACCAGATTCTGGTTACGATTGGTTATTGATATCCTGGTCACCTGATACCGCACCTGTGAGACAAAAAATGCTTTATGCCTCTACTAAAGCTACGTTGAAGCAAGAATTCGGTACATCTTCGATAAAGGAAGAACTTCACGGCACCGTTCCGGAAGATATCACACTAGATGGTTATCACAAGCATAAGAGAAACGATACGGTGCCTGTACCATTGACAATGGCGGAGGAAGAATTGGctgaattaaaaaagactACTGCGACTACAGACTACAGCGTGGAAACAAGACATCAAACATTAAGTGGCGTAGCGTTTCCGGTAACGGATGATGCCAAGCAGGCTATCATAGAACTGGCTAAGGGAATTCACGAATATGtccaattaaaaattgaattggaTGAAGAGAAGATACATTTAGTAACAGCTTGTGATATTTCATTAGACAAATTACCTACTAAAATTCCATCCGACGCTGCTAGAtatcatctttataattttaaacatactcATGAAGGAGATTACACAGAAAGCATAG tttttatatatagcatGCCGGGATATAGTTGCAGtattaaagaaagaatgtTATATTCATCATGCAAAGGACCTCTTCTTGATCTTATCCAATCTCTAGGAGTAACCATAACAAAAAAG TTGGAAGTAAATAGTGGGGAAGAGTTAACAGATATGTTAGAAGATCCTCCAAGCATAAAAGACACAGCTGCAATAACTCCTGCAACTCCATCAACACCTTGTGCTCCTACTCAGTTCATACCAgagaaaaaatcaaaacagAAACGATCTTGTGTTTTAAGCTAA